A genomic window from Cupriavidus metallidurans CH34 includes:
- a CDS encoding lipid-transfer protein, with protein MSKHVVVAGVGMIPFKKPGQSDSYSVMGATATRLALEDAGLPYDRIQQAYVGYVYGDSTCGQTALYKVGVTGIPIVNVNNNCSTGSSALFLARQAVESGAVECALALGFEFMQPGALTSVWTDRERAMARFTEISAPMVQDALDAGVPSALTMFGGAGREHMQRYGTKLETFAKIRAKASRHAANNPLAVFRTVVTEEDVMNEKVMWPGVMTRSMACPPTSGAAAAIVCTEAFAKKHNLRTDVRILAQSLTTDVAQSFDPPSMIGLVGFHMAERGAKAVYEAAGVSPSDIQVCELHDCFAQNELLTYESLGFAKIGEAEKMVQDGDNTYGGKVVINPSGGLLSKGHPLGATGLAQCYELTRQIRGTAEATQVERVQLALQHNLGLGGACVVTLYGRA; from the coding sequence ATGTCCAAGCATGTGGTGGTAGCCGGGGTCGGCATGATCCCGTTCAAGAAACCGGGTCAGAGCGATTCCTACAGCGTCATGGGCGCCACGGCGACCAGGCTCGCGCTGGAGGATGCGGGCCTGCCATATGACAGGATCCAGCAGGCCTATGTCGGCTATGTGTACGGTGACTCCACCTGCGGCCAGACCGCGCTGTACAAGGTCGGGGTGACCGGCATTCCCATTGTCAACGTCAATAACAACTGCTCCACGGGTTCCAGCGCTCTGTTCCTGGCTCGCCAGGCGGTGGAAAGCGGCGCGGTGGAATGCGCGCTGGCGCTGGGCTTCGAGTTCATGCAGCCGGGCGCACTGACGAGCGTCTGGACCGACCGTGAGCGTGCAATGGCGCGCTTCACGGAAATCTCGGCGCCGATGGTGCAGGATGCGCTGGATGCCGGTGTGCCCAGTGCACTGACGATGTTCGGCGGCGCCGGTCGCGAGCATATGCAAAGGTACGGCACGAAGCTGGAGACCTTCGCGAAGATCCGCGCCAAGGCGAGCCGCCATGCCGCCAACAACCCGCTGGCCGTGTTCCGCACCGTGGTGACGGAGGAAGACGTGATGAACGAGAAGGTTATGTGGCCTGGCGTCATGACCCGCTCGATGGCCTGCCCACCCACCAGCGGCGCCGCGGCCGCGATCGTCTGCACGGAAGCTTTCGCGAAGAAGCACAACCTCCGCACCGATGTGCGCATCCTGGCCCAGTCATTGACCACCGATGTGGCGCAGAGCTTCGATCCACCGTCGATGATCGGCCTGGTCGGCTTCCATATGGCCGAGCGCGGCGCGAAGGCCGTGTACGAGGCGGCTGGAGTAAGCCCATCGGATATCCAGGTCTGCGAATTGCACGACTGTTTCGCGCAGAACGAACTGCTGACCTACGAGTCGCTGGGCTTCGCGAAGATCGGCGAGGCCGAGAAGATGGTGCAAGACGGCGACAACACCTACGGCGGAAAGGTCGTGATCAACCCGTCGGGCGGTCTGCTGAGCAAGGGCCATCCGCTGGGCGCCACCGGCCTGGCGCAGTGCTACGAACTGACCCGCCAGATCCGGGGCACGGCGGAGGCGACGCAGGTGGAGCGCGTGCAGCTTGCATTGCAGCACAACCTTGGCCTCGGCGGCGCCTGCGTGGTGACGCTGTACGGCCGCGCATAA
- a CDS encoding SDR family NAD(P)-dependent oxidoreductase codes for MSKLAGKSAIVTGSGRGIGREVAMKLAAEGARVVVNDLDADPAQEVVELIRANGGEAVACVGSVTAPDFADRLIKTTVDSFKGIDIIVNNAGYTWDNVIQKMTDEQWYAILDCHLTAPFRILRAAQPVISAAAKAEAAEGREVFRKVVNISSGAAGGNAGQSNYSAAKAGILGMTKTLAKEWGRLKVNVNAVAFGLIETRLTQALAADQSKSVSIEGREIKVGVQQAMLDGASRMIPVGRAGRAEEAAGAVYLLCTPESNFLSGQVLYCGGGPGANF; via the coding sequence ATGAGCAAGCTCGCAGGAAAGTCCGCCATCGTCACCGGCTCGGGCCGTGGCATCGGCCGTGAAGTCGCAATGAAACTGGCGGCAGAAGGCGCCCGTGTGGTCGTGAACGACCTGGACGCCGATCCGGCGCAAGAAGTGGTGGAGCTGATCCGTGCAAACGGCGGCGAAGCCGTGGCCTGCGTCGGCAGCGTGACCGCGCCTGATTTTGCCGACCGCCTCATCAAGACCACGGTCGACAGTTTCAAGGGCATCGACATCATCGTCAACAACGCCGGCTACACCTGGGACAACGTGATCCAGAAGATGACCGACGAGCAGTGGTACGCCATACTCGACTGCCACTTGACCGCACCGTTCCGCATCCTGCGTGCCGCACAGCCCGTCATCAGCGCTGCGGCCAAGGCCGAAGCCGCCGAAGGCCGCGAAGTCTTCCGCAAGGTCGTCAACATTTCCTCGGGTGCGGCCGGTGGCAATGCCGGGCAGTCGAACTACTCCGCCGCCAAGGCCGGCATCCTGGGCATGACCAAGACGCTGGCCAAGGAGTGGGGCCGCCTGAAGGTCAACGTCAACGCCGTGGCGTTCGGTCTGATCGAAACGCGCCTCACCCAGGCGCTGGCGGCGGACCAGAGCAAGAGCGTCAGTATCGAAGGCCGTGAGATCAAGGTCGGCGTGCAGCAGGCAATGCTCGACGGCGCCAGCCGCATGATTCCGGTCGGCCGCGCGGGCAGGGCCGAAGAGGCAGCTGGCGCTGTCTATCTGCTTTGCACGCCGGAGTCGAACTTCCTGTCCGGCCAGGTTCTGTACTGTGGCGGTGGCCCTGGCGCAAACTTCTGA
- a CDS encoding lipid-transfer protein produces the protein MSEKVLVGGVGMIPFSKPGASPSYTDMGAEAVRRALADAGIGYEQVQQAYVGYVYGDSTCGQTALYEVGLTGIPVVNVNNNCSTGSTALYLARQAVALGDADCVLALGFEQMQAGALKSHWDDRPKTRARFAHVLQDLTADVADLPQALRTFGGAGREHMQKYGTKMETFAAIRAKASRHAANNPLALFRNVVTTEEVMNDKVMWPGVMTRLMACPPTCGAAAALIVSEKFAKKHGLRTDVQILAQAMATDPVESFDPPSMISYAGFHMAQAAANKVYEKAGVNPKDIRVAELHDCFAHNELLSYEALGLCGIGEGEKFVMDGDNTYGGRVVTNSSGGLLSKGHPLGATGLAQCYELTHQLRGTADKRQVEGAKLALQHNIGLGGACVVTLYGKA, from the coding sequence ATGAGTGAAAAAGTACTGGTTGGCGGCGTGGGGATGATTCCCTTCAGCAAGCCGGGCGCCAGCCCCAGCTATACCGACATGGGTGCGGAGGCAGTCCGGCGGGCGCTGGCCGACGCCGGCATCGGCTACGAGCAGGTGCAGCAGGCCTACGTCGGCTATGTGTACGGTGACTCCACCTGCGGCCAGACGGCGTTGTACGAAGTCGGCCTGACCGGCATTCCTGTGGTCAACGTCAACAACAACTGTTCGACGGGTTCCACCGCGCTCTACCTGGCCCGCCAGGCCGTGGCGCTGGGCGACGCCGACTGTGTGCTGGCACTCGGCTTCGAGCAGATGCAGGCCGGCGCGCTGAAGTCGCACTGGGACGACCGCCCCAAAACACGCGCCCGCTTTGCGCACGTGCTGCAGGATCTGACCGCCGACGTGGCTGACCTGCCGCAGGCACTGCGCACGTTCGGCGGCGCGGGCCGCGAGCATATGCAGAAGTACGGCACGAAGATGGAAACCTTTGCCGCCATCCGCGCCAAGGCCAGCCGCCACGCCGCCAACAACCCGCTGGCACTGTTCCGGAACGTGGTCACCACCGAAGAGGTCATGAACGACAAGGTGATGTGGCCCGGCGTCATGACTCGCCTGATGGCCTGCCCGCCGACCTGCGGCGCCGCCGCCGCGCTGATCGTCTCGGAGAAGTTCGCGAAGAAGCACGGTCTACGCACCGACGTGCAAATCCTGGCCCAGGCCATGGCCACGGATCCAGTCGAATCGTTCGATCCGCCCTCCATGATCAGCTATGCCGGCTTCCACATGGCGCAAGCCGCTGCCAACAAGGTCTACGAGAAAGCAGGCGTGAACCCGAAGGACATCCGAGTCGCGGAGTTGCATGACTGCTTCGCCCATAACGAGTTGCTGAGCTACGAGGCGCTGGGCCTGTGCGGCATTGGCGAAGGCGAGAAGTTCGTGATGGACGGCGACAACACCTACGGCGGCCGCGTTGTGACCAATTCCTCCGGTGGCCTGCTGTCGAAGGGCCACCCGCTCGGCGCGACGGGCCTCGCCCAGTGCTACGAACTGACCCACCAGTTGCGCGGCACCGCGGACAAGCGCCAGGTGGAAGGCGCGAAGCTCGCGCTGCAGCACAACATCGGCCTGGGCGGCGCCTGCGTGGTGACGCTCTACGGCAAGGCCTGA
- a CDS encoding long-chain-fatty-acid--CoA ligase: MYMTQALHRSMQQRPDKVAVRFNGRALTYAEIGDRVARLAGALRKLGVAEGERVAMFSLNSARYIEYYMAVPWAGAVLNPVNFRWSAAEIAYSFKDSGTAVLIVDDPFTEVAQKVAAECTTVRHVIYAGDGETPAGMLNYETLIADSAPMEDAYRHGDDLAGIFYTGGTTGFPKGVMLSHANLISSACNQPMSGTVDESIVMMHVMPMFHLACFASINAVFLVGGTHVAISAFDPGRMMEGIAQDRVTAVLLAPTMIQMGLDWMDRHPGRAAELDLSSLNSLRYGASPMTPALLERTRQTFPAVRFSQGYGMTELAPVATMLGPEYHDAAAQASGKMYSVGRPAHTVEVKVVDSRGNEVPRGTVGEIIVRGPNVMLGYWNQPQATAEAIRNGWMHTGDGGYMDKDGFLFLVDRLKDMIISGGENVYSAEVEKALASHPAVAQSSVIGVPHEKWGESVHAVVVLRQGESATLESIQSHCRERIAGYKIPRSVEFVDALPLSSVGKVLKNELRKRHWK; encoded by the coding sequence ATGTATATGACCCAGGCGCTGCACCGCTCGATGCAGCAGCGACCAGACAAGGTCGCAGTACGTTTTAACGGCCGTGCGCTGACCTACGCCGAAATCGGGGATCGCGTCGCGCGGCTGGCCGGTGCGCTGCGCAAGCTGGGCGTGGCCGAAGGCGAACGTGTAGCAATGTTCTCGCTTAACTCGGCGCGCTACATCGAGTATTACATGGCGGTACCGTGGGCAGGCGCCGTGCTCAACCCTGTCAACTTCCGCTGGAGTGCGGCAGAGATCGCGTATTCGTTCAAGGACTCCGGCACTGCGGTGCTGATTGTCGACGACCCGTTCACCGAGGTTGCGCAGAAGGTCGCGGCCGAGTGCACGACCGTGCGCCACGTCATCTATGCCGGTGACGGAGAGACCCCGGCAGGCATGCTGAACTATGAAACCCTGATTGCGGACAGCGCTCCGATGGAAGACGCCTACCGTCACGGCGACGACCTGGCGGGGATTTTCTACACCGGAGGCACCACCGGCTTCCCGAAGGGGGTGATGCTCAGCCATGCGAACCTGATCTCGTCGGCATGCAACCAGCCGATGTCGGGCACGGTGGATGAATCCATCGTGATGATGCATGTGATGCCGATGTTCCACCTGGCATGCTTCGCGTCGATCAACGCTGTGTTCCTCGTCGGTGGCACGCATGTGGCGATATCCGCCTTCGATCCTGGCCGCATGATGGAGGGGATTGCGCAGGACAGGGTGACGGCCGTCCTGCTGGCGCCGACCATGATCCAGATGGGGCTGGACTGGATGGACCGGCATCCGGGGCGCGCGGCCGAGCTGGACCTGTCGTCGCTGAACAGCCTGCGCTATGGCGCCTCGCCGATGACCCCTGCGCTGCTGGAGCGCACCAGGCAGACCTTCCCAGCGGTGCGCTTTTCGCAGGGCTATGGCATGACCGAGCTGGCACCGGTGGCCACAATGCTTGGCCCGGAGTATCACGACGCGGCGGCGCAGGCGAGCGGCAAGATGTATTCAGTCGGCCGCCCGGCGCATACCGTTGAGGTCAAGGTGGTCGACTCCAGGGGCAACGAGGTCCCGCGCGGTACCGTGGGCGAGATCATCGTACGTGGCCCGAATGTGATGCTCGGCTACTGGAACCAGCCGCAGGCTACCGCGGAGGCGATCCGCAATGGCTGGATGCATACCGGCGACGGTGGGTACATGGACAAGGACGGCTTCCTGTTCCTGGTCGACCGCCTGAAGGACATGATCATCAGCGGTGGCGAGAACGTCTATTCCGCCGAGGTGGAGAAGGCGCTGGCGAGTCATCCGGCCGTCGCGCAGTCGTCTGTGATCGGTGTGCCCCACGAGAAGTGGGGTGAGTCCGTGCATGCGGTGGTGGTTCTCCGGCAGGGCGAGAGCGCTACGCTCGAGTCGATCCAGTCCCATTGCCGTGAGCGGATTGCCGGCTACAAGATCCCACGCAGCGTCGAGTTCGTCGATGCGCTGCCGTTGTCGAGCGTCGGCAAGGTGCTCAAGAACGAGCTGCGCAAGCGCCATTGGAAGTAA
- a CDS encoding acyl-CoA dehydrogenase family protein encodes MEVVRSVYREDHEQFRTTVRRFLERECVPRQEQWLADGIVDRETWLKAGREGLLCTALPTEYGGGGGDFGHAAIIAEEMAYAGVSVSFGLHSDIVAPYIARLGTEEQKQRWLPDICAGKTILAVAITEPGGGSDVKACRTTAVRDGDEWVINGSKTFISNGFCSDMVMVVCKTDPAAGARGVSLILVETNREGFRRGRKLHKVGMHSQDTAELFFDNVRVPAGNLLGEVNKGFGYLMHDLAQERFIIAVTAAAKIERLLEQTIEYVKDRKAFGGTVWDFQNTKFKLADVKANAVALRTMVDYYLGEHMRRRLSGEEAAIAKLHATEVQWKCIDDMVQLHGGYGYMLEYPIARAFVDMRVARVYGGSNEVMRDIITRKM; translated from the coding sequence GTGGAAGTCGTTCGCAGTGTCTATCGTGAAGATCATGAGCAGTTCCGCACCACCGTGCGCCGTTTCCTGGAGCGCGAATGCGTACCGCGCCAGGAACAATGGCTGGCCGACGGCATCGTCGACCGCGAAACCTGGCTCAAGGCCGGGCGCGAAGGGCTTCTTTGCACGGCACTGCCGACCGAGTATGGCGGCGGCGGTGGCGACTTCGGCCACGCGGCCATCATCGCCGAGGAAATGGCCTATGCCGGTGTCAGCGTGTCGTTCGGGCTGCACTCGGATATCGTGGCGCCCTACATTGCCCGCTTGGGCACGGAGGAACAGAAGCAGCGCTGGCTGCCCGACATCTGCGCGGGCAAGACCATCCTCGCCGTTGCCATCACCGAGCCGGGAGGCGGCTCGGACGTCAAGGCCTGCCGGACTACGGCGGTGCGCGACGGCGACGAATGGGTCATCAATGGCAGCAAGACCTTCATCAGCAACGGCTTCTGCTCGGACATGGTGATGGTGGTCTGCAAGACCGACCCCGCGGCCGGCGCCAGGGGCGTGAGCCTGATCCTGGTCGAGACCAACCGAGAAGGCTTCCGCCGCGGCCGCAAGCTGCACAAGGTGGGCATGCACTCGCAGGATACCGCCGAGCTGTTCTTCGACAACGTGCGCGTGCCGGCGGGCAACCTGCTGGGCGAAGTGAACAAGGGCTTTGGCTACCTGATGCACGACCTGGCACAGGAGCGGTTCATCATCGCTGTGACGGCTGCCGCCAAGATCGAACGCCTGCTGGAACAGACCATCGAGTATGTGAAGGACCGCAAGGCCTTTGGCGGCACCGTCTGGGACTTCCAGAACACCAAGTTCAAGCTGGCCGATGTCAAGGCCAATGCCGTGGCGCTGCGCACCATGGTGGACTACTACCTGGGCGAGCACATGCGCCGCCGGCTGTCGGGCGAAGAAGCCGCCATTGCCAAGCTGCACGCCACCGAAGTGCAGTGGAAATGCATTGACGACATGGTCCAGCTGCATGGCGGCTACGGCTACATGCTCGAGTATCCGATCGCCCGCGCCTTTGTCGACATGCGCGTGGCGCGCGTCTACGGCGGGTCCAATGAAGTGATGCGCGACATCATCACGCGCAAGATGTAA
- a CDS encoding SDR family NAD(P)-dependent oxidoreductase, producing MSRKLEGKVAIVTGAGRGIGRCIALKFASEGAGVVVNDLDAAPANDVVEEIRRSGGKALAFACNVTEPDFGERLVKATLEAFGGIDIIVNNAGYTWDNVIQKMSDEQWDAVIDCHLKAPFNLLRAAQPYFREVSKAEAAEGREVFRKVVNISSISGTQGNAGQVNYSAAKAGVMGMTKTLAKEWGRMKVNVNCVAFGFISTRLTEATTEEKTVSIEGRDIKVGVNPERIAQASKEMALGRPGTAEEAAGSVYMFCIPESNYVTGQTIICGGGRGGF from the coding sequence ATGAGCAGGAAACTGGAAGGCAAGGTTGCCATCGTCACTGGTGCAGGGCGTGGTATCGGCCGCTGCATCGCCCTGAAGTTCGCCAGCGAAGGCGCCGGCGTGGTTGTCAACGATCTTGATGCCGCACCGGCCAATGATGTGGTGGAGGAGATCCGCCGCAGCGGCGGCAAGGCACTGGCCTTTGCCTGCAATGTCACCGAGCCGGACTTCGGCGAACGCCTGGTCAAGGCCACACTGGAGGCGTTCGGCGGCATCGACATCATCGTCAACAATGCTGGCTATACCTGGGACAACGTCATTCAGAAGATGAGCGACGAACAGTGGGACGCCGTCATCGACTGCCACCTGAAGGCGCCCTTCAACCTGCTACGGGCGGCCCAGCCCTACTTCCGCGAAGTCAGCAAGGCCGAGGCCGCCGAGGGCCGCGAGGTCTTCCGCAAGGTGGTCAATATCTCGTCGATCTCCGGTACGCAGGGTAACGCCGGGCAGGTCAACTACTCCGCCGCCAAGGCGGGCGTGATGGGCATGACCAAGACGCTGGCCAAGGAATGGGGCCGGATGAAGGTCAACGTCAACTGCGTGGCCTTCGGCTTCATCTCCACCCGCCTGACCGAGGCCACCACCGAAGAGAAGACCGTGAGCATCGAAGGCCGCGACATCAAGGTCGGCGTCAATCCGGAGCGCATCGCGCAGGCCAGCAAGGAGATGGCGCTCGGCCGCCCCGGCACGGCGGAAGAAGCCGCCGGCTCGGTCTACATGTTCTGCATTCCCGAATCGAACTACGTGACCGGCCAGACCATCATTTGCGGCGGCGGTCGCGGCGGATTCTGA
- a CDS encoding MaoC family dehydratase N-terminal domain-containing protein, whose product MADKSMIGMDLGKGSIDVEKGRLRFFAKATGETSPEYVDESAARDAGHRSLPVPPTFFMCLNSDVAAASGIDRMKVLQLDLGRILHAEQAFDYHRMAYAGDVLQFETTLTDVYDKKGGALHFVVTTTRVTNQNGEHVADMRGTLVERRG is encoded by the coding sequence ATGGCTGACAAGAGCATGATTGGGATGGACCTCGGCAAGGGGTCGATCGACGTGGAGAAAGGGCGCCTGCGCTTCTTCGCCAAGGCGACCGGCGAGACCAGTCCGGAATACGTGGATGAATCCGCTGCGCGCGACGCCGGCCATCGTTCGCTGCCAGTTCCGCCCACCTTCTTCATGTGCCTGAACAGCGATGTCGCGGCCGCTTCCGGCATCGACCGCATGAAAGTGCTGCAACTGGACCTGGGCCGCATCCTGCACGCCGAGCAGGCATTCGACTACCACCGTATGGCCTATGCCGGCGACGTCCTGCAATTCGAGACGACCCTCACCGACGTCTATGACAAGAAGGGCGGAGCGCTGCACTTCGTTGTCACCACGACGCGCGTCACCAACCAGAACGGCGAGCACGTCGCCGACATGCGCGGCACGCTCGTGGAACGTCGCGGCTGA
- a CDS encoding MaoC family dehydratase, producing the protein MQSTRFDDVKIGDKLPALALPAINRTTLALYAGASGDHNPIHIDIDFARKARMPDVFAHGMLSAAYLGRLLTGWVPQSQVRNVSIRFTGITHLGNQPTCTGVVTEKYEESGEKRIKVALKCTNQYGEEKLLGEAVVALH; encoded by the coding sequence ATGCAATCCACCCGCTTCGATGACGTGAAGATTGGCGACAAGCTGCCTGCGCTGGCATTGCCGGCGATCAACCGCACTACGCTGGCGCTCTACGCCGGTGCCTCCGGCGACCACAATCCCATTCATATCGACATCGACTTTGCCCGCAAGGCGCGCATGCCGGATGTGTTCGCGCACGGCATGCTGTCGGCCGCGTACCTTGGCCGCCTGCTGACCGGCTGGGTGCCGCAGTCGCAGGTGCGCAATGTGTCGATCCGGTTCACCGGCATCACCCATCTGGGCAACCAGCCAACCTGCACGGGCGTGGTCACCGAGAAGTACGAGGAAAGCGGCGAGAAACGTATCAAGGTCGCGCTCAAGTGCACGAACCAGTACGGCGAAGAGAAGTTGCTTGGCGAAGCCGTGGTGGCGCTGCACTGA
- a CDS encoding acyl-CoA dehydrogenase family protein, producing MDITRTVFREDHEMLRDSARRFFERECAPHQEAWDQAGRVDRETWLKAGREGLLCVAIPTEYGGGGGDFGHSAVVLEEMHRAGISGAGFSLHSDIVAPYINRLGTEEQKQRWLPDICAGKTILAVGITEPGGGSDVKACRTTAVRDGDEWVINGSKTFISNGMSADLIMLVCKTDPAAGARGVSLILVETNREGFRCGRKLHKVGQPAADTAELFFDNVRVPAGNLLGEPNQGFGYLMQELAQERLIIALYAATALERLLRITLEYVKDRKAFGGTVWDFQNTKFKLADVKANAVALRTMVDYYLGEHMRRKLTVNEAAIAKLYSTETLWKCIDDMVQLHGGYGYMLEYPIARAFTDYRVSRVVGGANEVMRELIARKL from the coding sequence GTGGACATCACCCGTACCGTGTTCCGCGAGGACCATGAGATGCTGCGCGACAGCGCGCGGCGCTTCTTCGAGCGCGAATGCGCGCCACACCAGGAGGCGTGGGACCAGGCCGGCCGCGTCGACCGCGAAACCTGGCTCAAGGCCGGCCGTGAAGGCCTGTTGTGCGTCGCGATCCCGACCGAGTACGGCGGTGGCGGCGGCGACTTCGGGCACTCCGCGGTGGTGCTGGAGGAAATGCACCGCGCCGGCATCTCGGGGGCCGGCTTCTCTCTGCACTCTGACATCGTCGCGCCGTACATCAACCGCCTGGGTACCGAGGAACAGAAGCAGCGCTGGCTGCCCGACATCTGCGCAGGCAAGACCATCCTGGCGGTGGGCATTACCGAGCCGGGAGGCGGCTCGGACGTCAAGGCCTGCCGGACTACGGCGGTGCGCGACGGCGACGAATGGGTCATCAACGGCAGCAAGACCTTCATCTCCAACGGCATGAGCGCCGACCTGATCATGCTGGTCTGCAAGACCGACCCCGCAGCCGGCGCCAGGGGCGTGAGCCTGATCCTGGTCGAGACCAACCGAGAGGGTTTCCGCTGCGGCCGCAAGCTGCACAAGGTCGGCCAGCCGGCTGCCGACACCGCCGAACTGTTCTTCGACAACGTGCGCGTGCCGGCGGGCAACCTGCTGGGCGAGCCAAACCAGGGCTTTGGCTACCTGATGCAGGAGCTGGCGCAGGAGCGCCTGATCATCGCGCTGTACGCCGCCACGGCACTGGAGCGCCTGCTCCGCATCACGCTGGAATATGTGAAGGACCGCAAGGCTTTCGGCGGCACCGTCTGGGACTTCCAGAACACCAAGTTCAAGCTGGCCGATGTCAAGGCCAATGCCGTGGCGCTGCGCACCATGGTGGACTACTACCTGGGCGAACACATGCGCCGCAAGCTCACCGTCAATGAAGCGGCCATTGCCAAGCTGTATTCGACCGAAACGCTGTGGAAGTGCATCGACGACATGGTCCAGCTGCACGGCGGTTACGGCTACATGCTCGAGTACCCGATCGCGCGGGCCTTTACGGACTACCGCGTGTCCCGCGTGGTGGGCGGCGCCAACGAAGTGATGCGCGAACTGATCGCACGCAAGCTCTGA